One window of Mesorhizobium sp. WSM4904 genomic DNA carries:
- a CDS encoding cation diffusion facilitator family transporter, translated as MAATEDTTAAAVKAATRQKVARLAFWSIVVAGVVLALKVAAWYITGSVALYSDAAESIVNVIASAAAFWAIQVSYKPADQDHPFGHHKAEYFSAVLEGVLIVVAALLILNEVWRSWQHPAPLEQPWTGLAVNGVATIINAIWAWILISSGRNAKSPALVADGQHIMTDVVTSLGVFGGLVGAVLTGWQILDPALAVIVALNILWQGWHVIGSSMNGLMDRAVDTQEHMQIRDIISANSKGAMEVHDLKTRIAGRATFIEFHLVVDADMTVGASHVICDRIEDALKAEIPSVRVTIHVEPDDEAKLPKGTTAVPFA; from the coding sequence ATGGCCGCAACGGAAGACACGACGGCAGCCGCGGTGAAAGCCGCGACCAGACAGAAGGTGGCAAGGCTGGCCTTCTGGTCGATCGTCGTCGCCGGCGTCGTGCTCGCTCTCAAGGTCGCCGCCTGGTACATCACAGGCTCAGTCGCGCTCTATTCGGACGCGGCGGAATCCATCGTCAACGTCATCGCCTCGGCCGCCGCCTTCTGGGCGATCCAGGTCAGCTACAAGCCCGCCGACCAGGACCATCCCTTCGGCCACCACAAGGCCGAATACTTCTCGGCCGTGCTCGAAGGGGTGCTGATTGTCGTCGCTGCCCTCCTGATTCTCAACGAAGTCTGGCGATCCTGGCAGCACCCCGCCCCGCTGGAACAGCCCTGGACGGGTCTTGCCGTCAACGGAGTGGCGACGATCATCAACGCGATCTGGGCATGGATCCTGATCAGCTCAGGCCGGAACGCGAAGTCGCCGGCTCTGGTCGCCGACGGCCAGCACATCATGACCGACGTGGTGACGTCCCTCGGTGTGTTCGGCGGCCTTGTCGGCGCCGTCCTCACCGGCTGGCAGATCCTCGATCCGGCGCTTGCCGTGATCGTCGCGCTCAACATCCTCTGGCAGGGCTGGCATGTCATCGGCTCGTCGATGAATGGACTGATGGACCGCGCCGTCGACACCCAAGAGCACATGCAGATCCGCGACATCATCTCGGCCAATTCGAAGGGCGCGATGGAGGTGCATGACCTGAAGACGCGCATAGCCGGCCGCGCCACCTTCATCGAGTTCCATCTGGTCGTCGATGCCGACATGACGGTCGGCGCCAGCCATGTCATCTGCGACCGGATCGAGGATGCGCTGAAGGCCGAGATCCCCTCCGTGCGCGTTACCATCCATGTCGAGCCGGACGACGAGGCGAAGCTGCCGAAGGGCACCACCGCGGTGCCTTTCGCGTGA